Proteins encoded within one genomic window of Triticum aestivum cultivar Chinese Spring chromosome 2D, IWGSC CS RefSeq v2.1, whole genome shotgun sequence:
- the LOC123048659 gene encoding uncharacterized protein → MRKELRLWLEQRVTGVLDSMVEHRDRLNMLRLAVGMGIGVWAPRQVDLRVLVGARVTVDEAWVAVRDSMGSLRAALALAGSPDRRLVIWVVGDEARDHLVDAIDRGRAVQGRLKRADARLRAMAFLFAGDATRPALLAGDIAVAREHLVGAVQAWDQMLMSLEYALQGLAPFPF, encoded by the coding sequence ATGCGGAAAGAGTTGCGGCTGTGGCTCGAGCAGCGGGTCACCGGCGTGCTCGACTCCATGGTGGAGCACCGGGACCGCCTCAACATGCTGCGTCTGGCCGTCGGGATGGGGATTGGGGTGTGGGCGCcgcgccaggtggacctgcgggTGCTGGTGGGGGCGCGGGTCACCGTCGACGAGGCGTGGGTCGCCGTCAGGGACTCCATGGGGAGCCTGCGGGCGGCCCTCGCGCTGGCCGGCTCTCCCGACCGCCGGCTCGTCATCTGGGTCGTCGGCGACGAGGCGCGGGACCACCTGGTGGACGCCATCGACCGCGGGCGGGCGGTCCAGGGCCGGCTCAAGAGGGCTGACGCCCGGCTGCGCGCCATGGCCTTCCTGTTCGCCGGCGACGCCACGCGGCccgccctcctcgccggcgacaTCGCCGTCGCGCGCGAGCACCTCGTCGGCGCCGTCCAGGCGTGGGACCAGATGCTCATGTCTCTCGAGTACGCGCTGCAGGGCCTCGCTCCGTTTCCTTTTTAG